GTCGTCTACACGGTGACGCGGCAGTCGCAGGTGTTCGTGGAGCGGTTCCTCGGGGCCGGGCTGGCCGCCGGGTCGATCTCGCACCTGAACTACGCGCAGAAGGTCGCGCAGGTCCCGATGGTGCTGTCGCTGCTGATCGTGACGGTGACGTTCCCGCGGCTCGCCCGCGCGTCGGCGGACGGGGACACCGCGCAGGTCGCCCGCCGCATCCGGCAGGACCTCGCCGTCGCGAGCGCGATGGTGCTGGCCGCGACCGCGTTCCTGGTGGCGTGCGCGCCGGGCATCATCCGGGTGCTGTTCGAGCACGGCGAGTTCACGTCCGCCGACACCGCGAGCACCGCGGCCATCCTGCGCGTGTACGCGCTCGGCCTGTGGGGGCAGATGGCGGTCGGTCTCGCCGCCCGCGCGTTCTTCGCGCGCAGGAGGCCGACCTGGCGCCCGGCGGCCGTGCTCGCCGCGGGCCTGGCCGTCACGGCGGCGATCGGCGGCGCGTTCGCCGCGTCCGCCGGGACGCTCGCGCTGGCCGCCGCGAACGCCGCCGGGATCACCCTCGCCGCCGTCCTGATGCTGGCCGGGCTGCGGCGCGGCGTCGCGCCCGTCCCGCTGCGCCGGATCGCCGCGGACGTGTCGCGGCTCGTGCTCGCCGCCGCGGGGGCCTGCGCGGCGGGGGCGCTCGCCGCCGGGGCCGTGGACGCGCCGGTGATCGTCCGGCTGGCGGCGGGCGGGCTCGCGGTCGCCGCCGCCTTCGCCGTGCTCGCCGCCCTGGCGGGACCCGGCCTCGTCGCTCCATGGATCGCTTCACGGCCGCTCGGTGGGCGCCACCGGCGCGGCCGCACCGAATCGGGGGACACCAGTGAGCAAGCCGACAGAACCGAGTCATCTGACCGAACCGGCCCTCCTGCCGGGGCGGACGGCCGAGGGCGTCCGGCACGCGCCGCCGGTGCTGATGTACCACTCGGTCGACCACTTCGATGAGGACCCGCACCTGGTGACGGTGTCGCCGGCGCGGTTCGGGCGGCAGATGGCGTGGATGCGGGCGCGCGGCCTGCGCGGCGTCGGCATGCGCGAGCTGCTGGACGCGCACGCCGCCGGACGGTCCCGCGGCCTGGTCGGGCTCACCTTCGACGACGGGTACGCCGACTTCGCGACGCGGGCCGTCCCGGCGCTGGTGCGGTACGGGTTCGGCGCGACGGTGTTCGTCGTGTCCGGGCGGATCGGCACCTACAACGCGTGGGACGACGGCCCGCGCAAGCCGCTCATGACGGCCGAGCAGATCCGCGCCGTCGCGGACGTGGGGATGGAGGTCGCCTCGCACGGCCGCCATCACGTCTCGCTCCCCGAGACGGACGACACCGAGCTGCGCGAGGAGCTGGAGGAGAGCCGCGCCGTGCTGGAGGACCTCGTCGAAGGCCCCGTCACCGGCTTCGCCTACCCGTACGGGCACGCCACCGCCCGCGAGGTCGAGGCCGTGCGCGCCGCCGGATACGACTACGCGTGCGACATCCGTCCCGGCGAGCCGGGACGGCACGCCCTGCCGCGCACCTACGTCGGCGACCGGGACGGCCCGCTGCGGCTGCGCGTCAAGCTCGTCCGCCACGAGCTGCGCAGGAGGAGCCGCGTGTGACCCGGGTCCTGCACGTCATCACCGGGCTGGAGCACGGCGGCGCCGAACGCCAGCTCGCGCTGCTGCTGCGCCACCTGCCGGTGTCCTGCGAGGTCGCGACCCTCACCCGGGCGGGCGCCCTCGGCGCGGAGATCCGGCGCTCGGGCGTGCCCGTCCACGAGATCGGGATGCGCGGCAACCGGGACCTCGGGGCGCTGCCCCGGCTGGTCCGGCTGATCCGCCGGGGACGGTACGACGTCGTCCACACGCACCTCTACCGGGCGTGCGTGTACGGCCGGATCGCCGCGCGCATGGCCGGGGCGCCCCGCGTCATCGCCACCGAGCACTCGCTCGGCGAAGGGCACATCGAGGGACGGGCCACGACGCGCGGCGTCCGGGCCCTGTACCGGGCGACCGAGCGGCTCGGGTCCGCGACCGTCGCGGTGTCGCCCGCCGTCGCCGCCCGGCTCCGCGCCTGGGGCGTGCGCCCCGGCCGCATCGTCGTGATCCCGAACGGCGTCGACGCCGCCGCGTTCGCGTTCGACCCGGCCCGCCGGGCCGCGACGCGCCGCCGCCTCGGGATCGGCCCGGACGAGCCCGTCGTCGGCGGCGTCGGGCGGCTCGTCCCGACCAAGCGGTTCGACCTGCTGGTCGAGGCGGTCGCGCGGCTGGACGGCGTCCGGCTGCTGCTCGCCGGCGCGGGCCCGGCGCGGGAGGCGCTCGCCCGGCAGGCGCACGAGCGCGGTGCCGCCGGTCGCGTGGTCTTCGCCGGGGCGACGTCGGACGTCGCCGGCGTCCTCGCCGCCATGGACGTGCTCGCGGCGCCGTCCGTCCAGGAGACGTTCGGGCTCGGCGTGCTGGAGGGGCTGGCCGCCGGGCTGCCCGTCCGCTACACCGCCTGCCCCGCCCTCGACTGCCTCCCGCCGGGCGACGCCCCGGACGCGCGCCGCCTGCCCTCCGACGCCGGGGTCTGGAGCGCCGAACTCGGGCGCGTCCTGGG
The sequence above is a segment of the Actinomadura coerulea genome. Coding sequences within it:
- a CDS encoding lipid II flippase MurJ, whose product is MTERSGRLPGSSVGRAAMVSGVLIAAGTGLGFLRDLVMADLFGASGSTDAFLVAWTIPETVSPLLIEDAMALLMVPVVTRLLARGDGLRSLVGAALPRMVLCLSVVTGALAVAAPAVVDVLAPGLAEQGPAVQCVRLTAVTVVTFGVAGFMSATLRAHHRFGPPAAIYLAYNVGILALIAGLSGAVGITSAAVGVACGSFLMVAVQLPAFLRCLREAPGEQGAEPSGNVDVRLGLAAIAPIVVYTVTRQSQVFVERFLGAGLAAGSISHLNYAQKVAQVPMVLSLLIVTVTFPRLARASADGDTAQVARRIRQDLAVASAMVLAATAFLVACAPGIIRVLFEHGEFTSADTASTAAILRVYALGLWGQMAVGLAARAFFARRRPTWRPAAVLAAGLAVTAAIGGAFAASAGTLALAAANAAGITLAAVLMLAGLRRGVAPVPLRRIAADVSRLVLAAAGACAAGALAAGAVDAPVIVRLAAGGLAVAAAFAVLAALAGPGLVAPWIASRPLGGRHRRGRTESGDTSEQADRTESSDRTGPPAGADGRGRPARAAGADVPLGRPLR
- a CDS encoding polysaccharide deacetylase family protein, translated to MYHSVDHFDEDPHLVTVSPARFGRQMAWMRARGLRGVGMRELLDAHAAGRSRGLVGLTFDDGYADFATRAVPALVRYGFGATVFVVSGRIGTYNAWDDGPRKPLMTAEQIRAVADVGMEVASHGRHHVSLPETDDTELREELEESRAVLEDLVEGPVTGFAYPYGHATAREVEAVRAAGYDYACDIRPGEPGRHALPRTYVGDRDGPLRLRVKLVRHELRRRSRV
- a CDS encoding glycosyltransferase, encoding MTRVLHVITGLEHGGAERQLALLLRHLPVSCEVATLTRAGALGAEIRRSGVPVHEIGMRGNRDLGALPRLVRLIRRGRYDVVHTHLYRACVYGRIAARMAGAPRVIATEHSLGEGHIEGRATTRGVRALYRATERLGSATVAVSPAVAARLRAWGVRPGRIVVIPNGVDAAAFAFDPARRAATRRRLGIGPDEPVVGGVGRLVPTKRFDLLVEAVARLDGVRLLLAGAGPAREALARQAHERGAAGRVVFAGATSDVAGVLAAMDVLAAPSVQETFGLGVLEGLAAGLPVRYTACPALDCLPPGDAPDARRLPSDAGVWSAELGRVLGGPRDRTRVPPAVARYAVAERAAELARLYRPEPFAGGAEPIRERAHDAAT